The following DNA comes from Peribacillus sp. FSL E2-0218.
AAAGCCTAAAATAAGGGGGGAAGAATTGTATATGGAAGAATAAATTTATACAATAGTAGATAATGAAGTACTTCTCCAACTTTCGACAGCAGCGGATTTAAAAAGTGCATCATTTTCTATGAATGTATGCACCATAATTAGAGGAAACGCCGTCATCATTTGGATGGCGTTTTCCAGTCACTTTGGATTACATAGAACGAAATCCAGAAAGATGAGAGGGATTAGACATGATTGTAATTGAAAATGATTGGTTAGAGGTAGGAATAGTAAGCAACGGTGCAGAGGTACGTGAAGTGAAGCATAAGAAAAATGAACTAAACTACATGTGGACAGGGGATAGCACATACTGGGGACGCGTGTCTCCGGTTCTATTTCCGATAGTAGGGCGTTTAAAGGAAGATCAGTATCACCTTGATGGTCTGACCTACAAGATGTCACAGCATGGCTTTCTGCGAGACGTTAAGTTCATGGTTGAAAAGCTGACAACAGATAGCGCGTCTTTTGTGTTTGAGTCTGCTGGACGTTTCATCGATGTTTATCCATACGAATTTAAATCCACTATTCATTATTCACTTAAAGAGGATTCACTCAGCGTTCGTTGGAAGATAGAGAATAAAAGCAAGGAAGAAATGTATTTTTCCATTGGAGCGCATCCGGCATTTAAGATTCCGCTCTTAGAGAATGAAACGATTCATGACTACAGTCTTAAGTTGACCTCAGCTAAGAACAAGAATCCGCTTGAATACGAGTTAAAAGATTCTCTTATCCACGAAAAAGCTGCTGTTAACAATACTGAAACGATACCGCTCACAAGGTCCTTATTTGCAAATGATGCGCTTGTATACAGCAATATGGATCTCACGACACTCACATCCAATAAATCGGGTCATGGCGTCCAAGTAAGTCACAATGACTTTCCTTTTGTAGGGATTTGGTCAAAACATGTCGATTCAGATGGTACTATGGCACCGTTTGTTTGCATTGAGCCGTGGTATGGCATTGCGGACACGCATAATACATCGGGGAATTTGAAGGAGAAGTTTGGCGTGAATAGGCTTGGAGTTGGAGAAACTTTCCAGTCTGAGTATAGTATAAAGTTTATATAGAGCTAATGAATGAAATGATCATTTCATTCATTAGCTCATTGCGAAGTAAGCTACCTAGAAACAGGATTGGACCAATATCAATTACATCCAAATGGAAGCTAAGATCGCGTGGGCAAAATTAGAAGGTAATGACTAATTGAAGGATAACCTTCTCAACTAAAGAGTGATCCATATCAATCTCGGGAGCTGATCATCAGCTCCTTTTCTTATGGTATAAAGGGAAAGGTTAAGGAACAAGGATAACCACATTGGCATATAACTGAGTGGACTCACATTTGGGCTACCATATAGAAAGCGGCTTGTAACAAAGAATGGGTAAGGTAACGATTTAGACAGAACTCCATACCATACAAGCTGCATCCCATCCCATGACTTTTCATGAGATCTCGAAGAATATCAAAGTAACGGATGGACCATATGGGTGTTAACAGCCAGGCAGAAATGATGGGCAGAATAGAGCGATTATATAGAATGATATTTAGGGTTGATGTTCTAGTTGGCAGACGATAATGCGGGAAATTGTATTTATTAACCAACATAATTAAATAGTACAATATACCAGTGACATTTTTCGCTTAAAAATATAACCTGATGTTGAGGTGTTCTATATGACAAAACGAAATAAAGTAATATGTCTTACTTTCATTGTTTTATTTGTCGGTTTAATTGGCTTTAACCAGGCAACCATTAAGGAGTTAGCCCCAAGTGTAGCCAAAGCAGCCACTGTAACCTATACAGCAAGTGCAAACCTGAACGTCCGCACAGGTCCTTCCACTGCCAATAAAATCATAACGACCGTAAAACAAGGCACAAAGCTAACGGTAATGGGAAAAGAGGCAAACGGATGGCTAAAAGTAAGCTTAAAAGGTCAAACAGGCTATGTCAGCAGCCAATATGTGAAAATATCAAACTCTTCAGCAACTAAAATATATACAGCAAGTGCAAACCTGAATGTCCGCACAGGTCCATCTACTGCCAATAAAATCATAACCACCGTTAGTCAGGGCACAAAGCTAAAAGTTATCGGGAAAGAGGCAAACGGATGGCTAAAGGTTAGCATAAAAGGTCAAACAGGTTATGTTAACAGCAAATATGTGAAGGTATCAAATCCTTCATCTGACGCCATTCAGGTTGTTGCAAAGCCTGAAAGCATACCAGTGCTAGTCAATAAAAAAAATAAGTTACCAGAAAACTATGTTCCTAAAGACTTAGTGTATACGACGATACCGTTCACTTTCATAGAAAAGACAGAAAAGAGAAAAATGCGCAGTGAAGCAGCAGTTGCCATTAGTGAATTATTTGCGGAATCCAAGAGGCAGGGGATAAGTCTTCTCGGTGTATCTGCTTACAGATCACATGCTACACAAGTTGCCCTGTTTGATTATTATGTAAAAAGGGATGGGTATGCCAAAGCAATTACGTACAGTGCATTACCTGGAACAAGTGAGCATGAAACGGGCCTTGCCATTGATGTGACAGGAGGAAATGGTAAATGCGCGGCGGAGGATTGCTTTGGAGGTACTAAAGAAGCAAAATGGCTGCAGGCACATGCCGCGGATCATGGCTTCATAATCCGATACCCTAAAGGCAAGGAATCGGTTACTGGTTATAAATATGAACCATGGCACCTTCGTTATGTAGGCAAACCAATTGCCCAAACCATCATGGGCCACGAAATTACCCTTGAAGAATATTATTCTACGAAAGCCGTCCAAAACTAAAAAGAACGTCTTAAAGTCATATGTTTCTAGTGCACAAACTTCTATCC
Coding sequences within:
- a CDS encoding aldose 1-epimerase family protein — translated: MIVIENDWLEVGIVSNGAEVREVKHKKNELNYMWTGDSTYWGRVSPVLFPIVGRLKEDQYHLDGLTYKMSQHGFLRDVKFMVEKLTTDSASFVFESAGRFIDVYPYEFKSTIHYSLKEDSLSVRWKIENKSKEEMYFSIGAHPAFKIPLLENETIHDYSLKLTSAKNKNPLEYELKDSLIHEKAAVNNTETIPLTRSLFANDALVYSNMDLTTLTSNKSGHGVQVSHNDFPFVGIWSKHVDSDGTMAPFVCIEPWYGIADTHNTSGNLKEKFGVNRLGVGETFQSEYSIKFI
- a CDS encoding D-alanyl-D-alanine carboxypeptidase family protein, with product MTKRNKVICLTFIVLFVGLIGFNQATIKELAPSVAKAATVTYTASANLNVRTGPSTANKIITTVKQGTKLTVMGKEANGWLKVSLKGQTGYVSSQYVKISNSSATKIYTASANLNVRTGPSTANKIITTVSQGTKLKVIGKEANGWLKVSIKGQTGYVNSKYVKVSNPSSDAIQVVAKPESIPVLVNKKNKLPENYVPKDLVYTTIPFTFIEKTEKRKMRSEAAVAISELFAESKRQGISLLGVSAYRSHATQVALFDYYVKRDGYAKAITYSALPGTSEHETGLAIDVTGGNGKCAAEDCFGGTKEAKWLQAHAADHGFIIRYPKGKESVTGYKYEPWHLRYVGKPIAQTIMGHEITLEEYYSTKAVQN